The nucleotide sequence tataaaaataataattaaaaatatacaatgaTGATACATATTATATACATGGAATAAGTTGTAAATAATTTTCATCAATGTTCAAAGGCCTTAAGCATCAACTTTGGAAAAGATGTTCCTTGTATCGACCCTTATACGTGAAACGGTTCATGTTCAAAAatgaaatagaatttttttttaaaaatgaataaacaaaagtaATAGAAACACATTCTGTAGTTGACTATACCTGTTTCCAAAATGTTGTCATAGACATCTTCAGGTGTGTTTTGCAGTCCGGAGTACTCACTTGGTCCAGCTGCTTCTTTGTCTAAACCAAAATTtaagagtacagtaatccctcaaatattgatATATTGCGGATAttgtagatcagacatggccgcggtaatcgaaaaaccacgaagtaggatcaTCCCTATTATtgctacataccatactacatgtttttgcacctatacaaaaatacaaacacaagtatacttatttattatgttgactacttattttacattacttatttagtgattataacccaacaacacaaaaaaactatgGAATTTTCTAGTCAAAAAAGTTGGTTTAATATTCAGCGTGTTATTAAAACTCGAGCAGGGGTGTTCGCCAGgcacattaatgccaactagatctcacaTGGGCAAGACCAGGTTATCTTAGGcccaaaaaagttaacttacttggAGGGGAATGAACGAATAGTAAATGTTTTCCACTTACTATGTGAGCCACGATCTGCCAGGACATACGGATTTTCTTCATCTTTGACATCCAACATAGGTTTCTCCGCTGCCTTTTTCTCCTGGGTTTGGGGTTTCTTCATCTGCATCTCCATAATTCCTTTTTCTCCTTGGCTAATTTTGGCTTTCCTTGGAAAAAGTATTCAGCTGAGATGAATGACCTTTCGTGTAAGCTCTGATAAACTTTGACGTACCTTGAAAGTGTAGAATTGGGTTGAAAGAAAGGCGTCGCCGCGTCCAGTCGTCTTGGTCAGTTTGTTGAAGACTGAATAGttcccctttttttaatttgactttcCTGTAAACCGTGGGTAGAAGGCACGGTAAAGTGCAACACGACAAACTTAAATAAAAGCGCTGCGTGTCatgttttttctattttattggccacaaaaaagtcaatgattgcgtcatttacaaaaaaaccctATGTTCATGAGATACACTCGAAAGTCGAGGGGAGACTGTTTCCTTCTCCATTACGGTACTATGTTTTTACTATGTAAGCAGTTCACCGAATAAGTCAACATTTAATAGTAAATGAAACTGCAAccttcatctttttttcccaccccgCAGAGTGATTCCTCATACAATATAGAGAATATTAATGGCGTCTCCCCTCCTTCTCGGTTATCGCCGTCCGAGACAAGCGTGCTTCTTTCAGGCGCCATAGACGCTTTCGTTGCTGTACGTCATGTAGAGAAAAAGATCCTCATCGTGATGCTCCTAAAGCAGGAGAGAGAGATTTTCACAACTTCTCCACTGCCATTCAATGTACAGTACATGCATACTACTCACAGAGTATGAGTTGGGGTAGTTAGTAAAATTATATTACAAGCATACATTAATAGTgacagacatcaaatccattttgactgggaacgACCATTCCATCCTGGTGGTCAAAATGGATGGGTCGTCTATCGGAGAGTTCTGAAGTATTGCACTTTGTATTTACATAGCCAAATTATAACTCATTTCacaagtacagtcatacctctacttacgaatgcctctaggtaggaaattttcaggttacgaaatttttataagcaaatgagtgactcgagatacgaaaaagatccaagttacgaaatccgccccaaaagtaaatgcatttccttatccgttattttattttgagcatctctaccctctactgggctctcattctatctcatataatgacaataaatgcattcaattcaattggctgtcttacaacaaccactatccatttttcaagattctctcttacatacctgtccaccttggataaatgctccccttattaatgattgcaattcctcctattaagcgattaaaaaccatacaaatacaACGCGGTACatcttttcacacacacacagggcacacgtaaaagtctaaaatgtattacaaagtggacggctttcggccctggtagaacgggctttTGCCGTCATCTGGTTGGGTCTTACCTCGTAGACGACAGAGAGTGGGGAACTAGAGGGGGGTAGGGAGTTGTTGACAAAGAAGAAGAGCGCCTCCTCTGGTCTCAATGACACCCGCTGACGGATGAGGAAACACAACTGGCCCACTGTGCAGATGGAAACAATAGATTATCTTCAGATGACATAATTGTTCCACATGGGTAGGATTCAGGAATACATTTTGCAAAGTGACAGACcgataaggtttttttttccccaaccctAACAGgacattaattaaaataaataaaaacacaatttttgatGAACCACGTgttactaaataaaaaaaatccaacagatTTGCAATGGATTGCAAGTTAACTAGcgagaaaaaagacaaatttgtGATTAATTGTGAGGTAAACAAATTTACGATTAACCGTGttaccttttaaaaaatgttaaatttgccctgccagtcaaaatgaattggacatctaagccacatcaatggcactaaaaggaGTATTTGTTATCTATAGCATGCAAAGAGTTAAATCCTttatttagagcacatgtgtcaaagtggcggcccgggggccaaatctggcccgctgcatcattttgtgtggcccgggaaagtaaataatgagtgccgactttctgttttaggatcaaattaaaatgaagagtataaatgtatatttaatttcctgatttacccccttttaaatcaataattgtcatttttaatccactttttctgtgtttttagttcaaaaatcattttgtaaaatctaaaaatatatttaaaaaagctaaaataaacattgttttagatctataaaaaaattgaacattcagggcttttaatccagtgttACTTGGGAACATAACCAGGTGTATTtcgattttcttcattttacttTAATAAATGTAGCGTTTATTATGACACTACACTTTTATTCATAATCCTATTAAACAATATGAAAAATGTACAACTAGAATTTCTAATATTTTATAAAAGGTGTCAACTTTTAATTAGCGGTCCACTGTCCTCACTACTGTTCATGAAAATGTGGTTGCAGGGAATTCTGTTGACATGATTTGCTGTTAGTGCTTTACCGCTATCTTCTGGCAACTATGAGCAATTGTAAAAGATGTAAAACGTTTTCAACCACAATACGCTTTTTAACAAACCTGTTAAATCGGAGGGCACCAAGTACTTCTTCTTATCCAAATCAGGAGCTCGTGACCTATGGGATCTTTCCACAATGATCTGtccaattcagaaaaaaaattcaaatcagcTGACTTTGTCGTCACCcacaaaatgaaatatgaagTGTTTGCTGTCATGCCGACCGGAATCTTGTCAGGATGTTTTGCTCGAACACGTTCGCCCTCCGCTCTCCTCACTTCCAGAGGCACCGAGCGCTGATACTGACTCGCCATCTGGAAGCAACCACACCAAAAACAACCTTGAAGCTGACATCTACAACCACTTTATTTATTGACCGGAAAAAGGAGAGAAGATTACATGACTAAgtggtttattcattcatcaattGACGAATCACATTAAATTTGAAGCTTCCCCCAACattttcatctttaaaaaaagccccATGCATACATTGTTTAATTTTGCCTGTCCTCAccaatcaaaacaaacaaaaactacaAAGCAATGTGGTAAGGGATCTTACCTTCTCGTAAAAGACTGTCTATTTTTACACCAATGTGCAAACTAGTCCATCACGTTCTATTTATAAACGATGAATTGCAGTAAAGcatttcatggaaaaaaaatagtaaatgaaAAGCAGTATACAAGTTGCAGAGAAAATTCTCTTATTGTAAAAACATTCCAACAAATCGTATATTGATCAATAGTGTGTGTGATCACATGCAATAATTGACAAAAACATGTTGCCATTATTAATTGAATGACTAGATTTACAACCAAATCTCCCAGAATGTCAATGTTGGTGAAACTGCACTAAATAGATGAGATTTTGAACTcagaaatcacatttttggaacAATTCTATCCCACCGAGTTCCAAAATAGCCTGTTAGGATTATGATATTATAGGATTGTACACAAAAATAATCTATgtacttagttttttttaaaaaaatcttcatgTCTGTGTTCATTTATAGAGATTGACGTGCAAAGTGTTTCTTTAATTGTGTCAATTGGGTTTTTGTTAAAGTTTACAGTTCATACACGGACGTGCATAATCGTCAACGTGCCACATTGCTCCACCTTTTAAAGCTATACAGTATACACCCTCTCGTACTTAAAATTGGAATATACTACGAGTTGTGTTCACGTGCAATTAAAACGTGTTTATTAAAAGGTTAATGTCGATATTCTTGAGGAAAATGTGTTGAATTTGTGTATAGGAGATGCAAAGTGAAGATTTTTAGCATCCATATTCCGGAGTTTGATTTGTTTAATAAGGCACAGCACATATTACTGTCAATGATCAATTAATGTCAAACACTGCAGCTGGGCTTGAAGGGGGCCCTCGCAGTAAACGATGACAGGCAGAAAATGTCACCTAGAAACAATCTTTTATCGTCAATTCGCTCGGTTTTTCGCCGCGTCGTGTCAGAAATTGAACACAACAGCGATGACATTGCGCAACATCTAGGCCACGTCACGAGAGACAGCTGTGTTTAACCTGACTATGAACTAGAATTGTTTAAACTAGACTGACCTGTTTACTGCTATTTGTCCAAAACGTAAATTTAGCCTCACGTTGCTCTAACGTAACGTGTCACAATATGGAGTCTTCATTTGCTTTGGGAACCACATACCTTCAAATCCTGCCAATATACGGGTTGTCCCGAATGCCTCTTCTTCACTCTTGTGTCGTTCAATTAACTATTTCGGAAATAAATATAACGTTTGAATCAGTAATTTGTAAATCTTGTGAGACTGAGAATTTAAAAATGTCGACTGTCTTCCGCTAGGCGAAAACAACAAATATCTCTCAGCCAGCCCATAATATTTATGACCAATCACAAACGCCAATATTGAGTGACAGACCCAATAACAAATCAGAATTGAATCAGATAGAAATTGCGGTGCTTCTATTGGATTACCGTCTCGGCTTTGTACCAACGGACGCCCCGGTTTTTACAGAGTCAAATGAAAATCCACCAATAGGCGATCTGAATACAATTTGAGAGACGCCCACTGTGTACGTGCTTTATGTGAAGAAACTTGTACTTGTGGTATTAGATAGGAATTTCAAATGTACTTTTGGCAAATAAATTATGGTTATGCTCACTGACAAATCGTggctttatttaaaatatttagatttatttttgttgtttttattcattcattcgacGCGGAAAACAATGTAAATGGATTGTTTTAATAACAAGTGACAATTAATATTCTTTGGAAAAAGATTGCTCAATTATCCTAAATTCAGTGGGATTAAATGGAAGGGTGCATTTctttcaaaggaaaaaaatccttgtgATTTTTATACTAGTCCATATTTCATTGGGGACTAcagaaatttaattttaatggtgaaaaaatgaccaaaatgcaTCAAAATAATGTGCAAGTCTCAGATTCATCACCAGTGTTTTACAACCTAATTTGTTGTCTTAATTAACCCCCAACAGTACATTCTCcatattttggcccattcctcttGACTTCCAGCAGTGtgtattctttcttttttttattttataatttttcccAACGACATCTAGAATAGTAACTTGATATTGGCCCAAGTACCAAATTCCAACAAAACTTGGCAGTGGTAAAAGATTCCAGTCACTCTTGCAGGATATTTACACGTGATTGAAATCTAAATTTATTGAAACATTCCCTAAAATGTCCTGTACATTTGCAAAGTAtcacattttttacattaaatccTCAATTGTTCATGTATGCGGGGACTCGAGCTGATGACACATTCGTCATCAACTCATCTTCCCCTCTTTAGTTGATATAACAAATGTATGATTTTGCCTTATCTCCCATAGTTGGTCGAAAATCTCAGTGTCCTTAAAAGGCAGAAATGTTGCgcaaaaatcttttcatttcaaCCTCCAGCTTTTTCTGCCGCCACTCACACCGCGGCCGTTGCAAGTTTGAGAGCATCCGAAAGGTTGCGCTGTCGGACCCTGGCGTTGCTGATCAATTCCAAATGTGATTCCGGTACCCATCCGCGATGTCCATCGGACAGTCTGGTGCCCTCGACCCAATCTTTGGAAACCccgaaaaacacaaaatatgagGGTAAAATccaaagtaccatattttcacgactataaggcgcacttaaaagtcttaaattttctccaaaatagacagggcgccttataatccagtgcgctttatatatggaccaatactaaaattgttatcaagataaaataaaataaatcagtcgatagggtacaccatcctctacagctctcacaagtacggcaagcagccccagactctactattttccccgtagaaaaagtactgcgcagtgactgctgggatatatagttcttttgtcaatacacccagtatgacagcgagcacactcatttggtgctcgccgtcattccggctggatttacaaaagaactcctgctgCTAGATgttggcctggacatcgacatcaacacagctttacgaagcatggaaggcagcgttggaatagttacactagctactagctagctactatttgcgaatggattgtggccgcctggacgaacgtataaaactcagcgttttcgatgactcatttggacaattgttcaattcggacacagaacatgaggactttgatggatttgtgggtgatgatgacgtgagtacattgtaaaatggctaaataaagtacaacccaactcatttttgcttccgttgcctttttaaaaacgtgtttttagcgtgtgtccgtatgtttaagctggtgtatgttttgccatgcctggctgcggctttaaaaatggtgcgtcctttgtcaaatacagaaatagcactcgttactgacactgcggtcgtgaaaatacggtacacataAAAAGGACTGGAAATAAAGGTGGTCTTACGGTCGCTGCTCTGCTGGTGCACCAGTATGATGTCAGCTTTTTCTAACGATAACTCATCAGGCTGCTGGGCCACAACAGCCCGGATGCACTGCATCTGTGGGAAATCTAAAACCAGACGGAAATAGGATGAATGTGCAAACAATGaagattgcattttttcctattagaaatatatatttttttcttctttaatatAGTTGTATCGCAAAATATCATCGATTGGTTTCCTGGGCCATGTATCGATAATTTTTGTAGGCCCATACTGTGAGATAACCCTGTATTGAAAATCATATTAACAGTAAaacacaaatactggaccttacCACAGTGAGACAGAAATTGCAGTTCATAACATAGATCTATAACATAATAGAGCAAGCATTTACCTTGTGCCGAAGAAAAATCGACTTCAGGGTGAGGACGGGAAAGGGCGGATATCCAGCGTAGCTTATCACTCCtgaaaaaaggcagaaaaattAGCGTATATCCtcaaaacttttgtttttttagtataaAATACGTCGCTTCTCACTGTGTGTCGGTCCTTAGCAGCAAGGATTTTTGCAACGTGTGCAGTCTGAAGAGGTTTTTCTGCAGGGAGTGAAGTTTGACGCGGCAGTTCTCCGCGCGCAGCTCCGCCACGGGGGCGTGGTCTATCACCGTAAATTTCCCCCCTCTGAAAGAAGCACAATACGCGATTAGACGAAAATGCTATggaatttattaattttttttgttttcattttattgatCAATAACAGGGGTTTCAAACATAGGGCAATATTTTGTGGACCTTGTTTGACATTGAATGGTCTTGTTTTGTGATGgtcaataaatatttatatataacaaattgaatgaaaaatgaacatatgcattcaaataagtgtggcctatgtttatttttagtcaactgattttttttttataaacctcTTATGACTTCACAGGTCCAATTCATTCTGATGGGGAGGGATGAATGAAGGTCAATggctcctcccagtttaaatgaatgctCTCCGAGTTAGCCGTTAGAGAGCGCCGggtggtcgtagttcattttgaacttgttttaTGTTGGAAATTGGAGAATTTTACGATAACTATGGATTTATGTAACGTGTAACTCTTTCCAAGTTGTCTTCATTTTGGCGCTTGGTTCGATGGAGTCATATCAAAAAGATGTGTTGAAAGAAaatccaaatacagtggtacattgacctacgatcagctcgacCTATGACATGcttgaggtacgatgaaaatttcgattgaataattcgccctagatacgagaaacatttcgcgatgcgagaaagccaggtggccatgacatgagaggctgtttatcattgtagcggactgtcttttttttgccgcatctctttcgtgtataacagatatctacgagcactgaacgatttattcagacaagtttcccctacgcatcgaccaggaaacgcacaacgcgcatgcgcgagcaaaaagagggctttctgggtaatgaagtatactcgtgcacacaacaccgatggcaatagccaatggcaccctttcccagaataaaacttcattacccacaatcaatacgtgggtaggcagttattccttccttagcctgttagctcccgcgatcgctcattcaagactacttctcgttggcaagtggtcgtgcattatcctattgtgaggacatttgtgtgcatcattttcggaatattttgaagggaatacaacagcaaacagcccatcgatagcgaacgggagggtggaggcgtggcaaacaactaacccggccagaacgaaggtaaaaaaaattaaaacaaaattagaattcagttgtctaaagttacattaaatgtatgtttgagtgtgtctgtatatattaatccaagttcatttaaatttgtttgttccgttacgagtgcgttgtcgtggataaagtccctccgaaaccccaacccgccccctctgtgcgtctctctctcccgtcggcgaaatccgcccaattttagttgaattaaacccattttattactattaaaccactagttatgtgttactttgttaatagatggcgaattagaagaaataaaacattttttccaatccaatatcctgtttttggtgttttttcagagggtcggaacgaattaatttgtttttagttcatttcaatgggaaacgtttgctcgagttacgagaagctcgacatacgagctcagtcccggaacggattaaaatcgtatgtcgaggtaccactgtatcataaatgaataataatcctCCACGGTAAAATCGAAGAGATAAAGATGATGCATCCACGACAGGATGTTGTTAAAGATCACGTGTATCTATTTCGTTCAAATGCTGACTCACTCTTTTTGTTGTGAAAGTAGCAGGTAGTCGTTAAATAAGTGCATGTAGATATTCCTCTCCGTGTCCTTGAGGGAGAAATCAATCAGTTCGGTGACCGGTCCCTCCCGCACTAACCTCCGAGATTGACTGATGAGAGGAAGCGTCTGCAACGGGGAAAATGAGATTATTTATAGCCATTTTTCTTCTGGGAAATTGCAGCAAAAAAACTCCCTTACATACCCTGCACTCAAAGTCCACCTTGGCACTGAGACACACCAACGACTCGATGCTTTTCATTTGGGAGATGCTGTCGTTACTCTCTTGGATCAGCTAGagagaaaaaggaaaagtaaatcatgagtgcagactttctgttttaggatcaaattaaaatgaagagtatagatgtatatgacatttcctgattttcccccttttaaatcaaattgtcTCTAAAGTTCAAAAATGATCAAGAACTACAGAAATAATCAcggtttaatgttttttttaagttaatacataaacagccttccctcgattatcgagaCTTCACTTATCGCTAATTCATTCTACgggattttttctgctattaattattaatattttttcaagttcataaaaatgtgaaaatccacgctggaacttgtaagcggaagccactcttgctactaggactcagtactgaagggaaaaaaaaggtagttataaaaAGGGTGACcgtactttgcgatttttcaattatcgcggccatgtttggtctacatcatatgtgtcaaagtggcggcccggggggccaaatctggcccgccgcatcattttgcgtggcccgggaaagtaaatcacgagtgccgactttctgttttaggatcaaattaaaatgaagagtatagatgtgtattaattttcctgattttccccctttcaaatcaataattgtaattttttaatccatttatttctgtatttttagttcaaaaatcattttgtaaaatctaaacatatatttaaaaaaagctaaaataaacattgttttagatttataacaaactgaatattcagggcttttaattcagttcttttaattcatttataaaaaaaatctaaatattatatctaaaatggtccggcccacgtgaaatcaagttgacgttaaagcgccccgcgaaccaacccgaatctgacacccctggtcgacattaaccgcaatattcgagggattactgtatacttaTTTAACCAACAtttaaaacgttaaaaaaacattacagaATATTTACTGGAGTTACATTATACAAGAAATATATcaatattttaatgcaaaaaattaaaagaacatattcacatttttccctttttagttttaggttaaaaaaatagtcaaatgcACACCTATATATTGATAGTATACAACATTTGCATaataaatcttttaaaaaattaaaagatagACGTTTTTccttagatttttttccattaaaaaaaaaaaaaacgttcaatgGTGGTAAGAGATATAccttttttgggccaaaaa is from Stigmatopora argus isolate UIUO_Sarg chromosome 4, RoL_Sarg_1.0, whole genome shotgun sequence and encodes:
- the LOC144073517 gene encoding gamma-aminobutyric acid receptor-associated protein-like 1, translated to MASQYQRSVPLEVRRAEGERVRAKHPDKIPIIVERSHRSRAPDLDKKKYLVPSDLTVGQLCFLIRQRVSLRPEEALFFFVNNSLPPSSSPLSVVYEEHHDEDLFLYMTYSNESVYGA